In Gracilimonas sp., a single window of DNA contains:
- a CDS encoding SusD/RagB family nutrient-binding outer membrane lipoprotein: MKAAKKLVLVMLLTGLFIGCEDFGSVNVDPNNPSQVRTELLLTNAQRSMSDKVGAVMGTIWVQYITETQYTEAQEYRSVNADFNGWYTGPLQDLQTIIDLNSNAETAADVLSGGSNANQIAVARILKAYFLQMITDRWGMVPYSEALKGRENLQPAYDLQEDIYTDIITQLKEAADQIDLGSAAVNGDILFEGDMQKWIEFANSLRARAALRLSETTGASLTLAENEFADAISDGVITEDVLYPYLASADNENPWYTRFRTRTDYAISETMADYMKGISDSRILVFANPAPNYSDNDGVVEFNEIIGMPFAENAGDTPNAEISFPGAAIGAGGPGVGIQDAGLPIITVAEMELAQAEAVERGWIAGVAEDHYYAGIEASWNQWGVYEATDFANYIAQAGVAYDTNNWEELVGSQKWIALFPNGYEAWSEWRRTGFPVLTPNPWGVLNQIPLRFTYPSSEVSNNTENYNAAVSTQGPDEPLTPVWWDQ, translated from the coding sequence ATGAAAGCAGCAAAGAAACTAGTTCTTGTTATGTTACTGACGGGACTGTTCATAGGTTGTGAGGACTTTGGAAGCGTTAACGTTGATCCAAATAATCCTTCTCAGGTTAGAACAGAACTACTACTTACAAATGCTCAGCGCAGCATGAGTGATAAAGTAGGCGCCGTTATGGGAACAATCTGGGTTCAGTATATTACAGAAACGCAGTATACTGAAGCTCAGGAGTATAGGTCAGTTAACGCTGATTTTAACGGTTGGTATACTGGTCCTCTTCAGGATTTGCAAACCATCATTGATCTGAACTCAAACGCTGAAACAGCCGCTGACGTTCTTTCAGGTGGTAGTAACGCCAATCAAATTGCCGTTGCCCGAATACTGAAGGCATACTTTTTGCAAATGATTACTGATCGCTGGGGGATGGTTCCTTACTCTGAAGCACTTAAGGGTAGAGAAAATCTTCAGCCGGCTTATGATCTGCAGGAAGATATCTACACAGATATCATTACTCAGTTAAAAGAAGCTGCTGATCAGATCGATCTTGGTTCTGCTGCCGTGAACGGTGATATACTGTTCGAAGGTGATATGCAGAAATGGATCGAATTTGCTAATAGTCTTAGAGCCAGGGCAGCACTTAGATTATCAGAAACCACAGGAGCATCATTGACTCTGGCTGAAAACGAATTCGCTGATGCTATCAGTGACGGCGTTATCACAGAGGACGTATTGTATCCTTACCTGGCAAGTGCTGATAATGAAAACCCATGGTACACACGATTCAGAACCCGTACGGACTATGCGATCTCTGAAACTATGGCTGACTACATGAAAGGTATCAGCGATAGCCGCATTTTGGTTTTTGCTAATCCTGCTCCAAACTACAGCGATAACGATGGTGTAGTAGAGTTCAATGAGATAATAGGTATGCCATTTGCTGAGAACGCAGGTGACACTCCTAATGCTGAGATCTCCTTCCCTGGTGCCGCTATTGGTGCCGGTGGACCTGGTGTTGGCATTCAGGATGCCGGACTTCCGATTATTACGGTTGCAGAAATGGAGCTTGCTCAGGCTGAGGCCGTGGAACGCGGATGGATCGCCGGAGTAGCTGAAGATCATTATTATGCAGGTATCGAAGCTTCCTGGAATCAGTGGGGTGTATATGAAGCCACCGATTTTGCAAATTACATTGCGCAAGCCGGTGTAGCTTATGACACTAACAACTGGGAAGAGCTGGTTGGTTCACAGAAATGGATTGCTTTATTCCCGAACGGATATGAAGCATGGTCTGAATGGAGACGTACTGGTTTTCCTGTTCTTACTCCAAATCCTTGGGGTGTATTGAATCAGATACCGTTACGTTTTACGTATCCAAGTAGTGAAGTATCTAACAACACAGAAAACTACAATGCTGCTGTTAGTACACAAGGTCCTGATGAACCATTAACTCCGGTTTGGTGGGATCAATAA
- a CDS encoding SusC/RagA family TonB-linked outer membrane protein encodes MLKKLLISLFMVLVTVSAAFAQTTTVTGTVTDAETGEPIPQVAIYIADLSTGSATNIDGEYTIDGVEYGTYTFRVSSVGYITIEREITVNANNNSFDFELAQDIQMLEDVVVTAFGVSREQKSLGYSVQEVDADALARIDQNSVVGALAGKVSGVQVIQSPTMGGSQRIRIRGVNGLSDGQPLFVIDGTPVDNSSFLVSGGGSARGRDLGNLASDIDLSSVANVSVLKGAAASALYGNRAANGVILITTKSGQMGEDQPVRIDYSNSTYFENVYILPEYQNQYAGGYTQDFIQYTDPADGQTYNGLNYAADESWGPKMDGSMYRPWWSWFDADFDGDGVSDYGKEVPLTPNKDNIRNFYDTGVRVSNKLSISGGSSNAAYRAGLTNTNQGGVFPNSTLDKTAVNFNGSLNHNNKLTSSVAFNYVNTQGKGRPATGYSAAQGNPVQSMNQWFQRQLDMDKLKHYRAEDGTIMSWNIRSATNLRPLYWDSPYFTVYENVQNDDRDRVYGNYNLSYNVNDNLELIGKLHLDQYSFTAEDRIGTGGLEEDWYYIAQRSRREVNYEGGAKFNKDFEDFSLSGYLGGNILTQNYSSVIQQTVGGLSTPNFFNIDASINRPDVSSYKEEKEVRSLFGTVTLGYRDLAYIDASLRNDWSSALPVDNNSYLYYGLSGSLVFTEFDAFSDQNILSFGKIRASVAQVGNDLDPYRILQTFNSSTPYGSQPTQSIPNVLSNPDLEPAISSDYELGMDLRFLNGRVRTDVTYYNSVRENEILQLDAPGSSGYSATLVNAGRFTTTGWEVALGATAVEQRDLTVDFNLNWAKSKSVVDELAEGIDTRLLESAYFGLQLYAEEGKEWGRAITSSYAGGTLYHDNGKPIINSSGTGYELEYNKDLGNILPDWNGGFNLDVNYKNFSFGAFIEFQKGGKFYSITRMFGAYSGLTAETVGNNTLGNPLRDPLLDSNGNPIGGPSIPLDQAGSNSGGVLLEGVDNNGNDVAYLVDAVTYFGTQFYNRELWLEDASYIKLREIELTYNLSANMLEKLPVNRASVSLVAMNPLLIYSSVDGVDPSAIQNNSTGFGFWEGGTLPGTRSFGLNINVGF; translated from the coding sequence ATGTTAAAAAAGCTACTAATCAGTCTATTCATGGTCTTGGTAACTGTTTCAGCTGCATTTGCGCAGACTACAACAGTTACTGGTACTGTTACTGATGCAGAAACTGGTGAACCTATACCACAGGTTGCGATTTATATCGCGGATTTATCAACCGGTTCTGCAACAAATATTGATGGTGAATACACTATTGATGGTGTGGAATATGGTACTTATACATTTCGTGTAAGTTCCGTTGGATACATTACCATTGAACGTGAAATCACAGTAAACGCAAATAACAACTCTTTTGATTTCGAGTTAGCACAAGATATTCAGATGTTAGAGGATGTTGTGGTAACCGCTTTTGGTGTAAGCCGTGAGCAGAAATCATTAGGTTATTCCGTTCAAGAGGTTGATGCCGATGCCCTGGCACGCATTGACCAGAACAGCGTTGTTGGTGCACTTGCCGGGAAAGTTTCCGGTGTACAGGTTATTCAGAGTCCAACGATGGGTGGTTCGCAAAGAATCCGGATCCGTGGTGTAAACGGACTTTCTGATGGACAACCTTTATTCGTTATTGACGGAACTCCTGTTGATAACAGCTCATTCCTGGTATCCGGCGGTGGTAGTGCCCGTGGTCGTGATTTGGGTAACCTCGCTTCTGATATTGATCTGAGCAGTGTTGCTAACGTTTCTGTACTTAAAGGTGCTGCTGCATCTGCTTTGTATGGTAACCGTGCGGCAAACGGTGTAATTCTTATTACTACCAAGAGTGGCCAAATGGGTGAGGATCAGCCGGTGAGAATCGACTATTCTAACAGCACCTACTTTGAGAATGTGTACATCTTGCCTGAATATCAGAATCAATACGCAGGTGGTTATACACAGGATTTTATTCAATATACAGACCCGGCTGACGGACAAACCTACAACGGTTTGAACTATGCTGCCGATGAAAGTTGGGGTCCAAAAATGGATGGAAGTATGTATCGTCCATGGTGGTCTTGGTTTGATGCTGACTTTGATGGTGACGGAGTAAGTGACTACGGTAAAGAAGTACCGTTGACACCAAACAAAGATAATATTCGTAATTTCTATGATACCGGAGTAAGGGTTTCTAATAAACTTTCTATTTCCGGTGGTTCAAGCAACGCTGCTTACCGTGCTGGTTTAACCAACACTAATCAAGGTGGCGTATTCCCAAATTCAACCCTTGACAAGACGGCAGTTAACTTCAATGGTTCATTGAACCACAACAACAAGCTGACCTCAAGTGTTGCATTTAATTATGTGAATACTCAGGGTAAAGGCCGTCCGGCAACTGGTTACTCTGCGGCTCAGGGTAACCCTGTTCAGTCGATGAATCAGTGGTTCCAGCGTCAGTTAGACATGGATAAGCTGAAACATTACCGTGCAGAAGACGGTACTATCATGTCATGGAATATCCGTTCTGCGACAAACCTTCGTCCGCTGTATTGGGATAGCCCATATTTCACCGTTTATGAAAATGTTCAGAATGATGACAGAGACCGTGTTTACGGTAACTACAATCTTTCTTACAATGTGAATGACAATCTTGAGCTGATCGGTAAGCTACACCTTGATCAGTATTCCTTTACTGCTGAAGACCGTATTGGTACCGGTGGATTGGAAGAAGACTGGTACTATATTGCACAGCGTTCAAGACGTGAAGTGAACTACGAAGGTGGTGCTAAATTCAATAAAGATTTTGAGGATTTCTCATTATCAGGATATCTGGGTGGTAACATCCTAACCCAAAACTACAGTTCTGTTATCCAGCAGACAGTAGGAGGGCTTTCTACACCTAACTTCTTTAATATTGATGCATCTATCAACAGACCTGATGTTTCAAGCTATAAAGAAGAAAAAGAAGTCCGTAGTCTTTTCGGTACAGTAACTCTTGGTTACAGAGATCTTGCTTACATTGATGCTTCTTTGAGAAATGACTGGTCGTCTGCACTTCCTGTAGACAATAACTCTTACCTCTACTACGGTTTGTCCGGTAGTTTGGTATTCACAGAGTTCGACGCATTCAGTGATCAGAACATCCTGAGCTTTGGTAAGATCAGAGCCTCTGTTGCACAGGTAGGTAACGACCTTGATCCATACAGAATATTGCAAACGTTTAACAGCTCTACTCCGTATGGCAGCCAGCCTACACAGTCTATTCCAAACGTACTATCTAACCCTGATTTAGAGCCGGCTATTTCGTCCGACTATGAGTTGGGTATGGATCTGCGGTTCCTGAATGGACGTGTCAGAACGGATGTAACTTATTACAACTCTGTTCGCGAGAATGAGATCCTTCAGCTCGATGCTCCCGGATCCAGTGGTTACAGCGCAACCCTTGTAAACGCCGGTAGATTTACTACCACCGGTTGGGAAGTTGCATTAGGTGCTACTGCTGTTGAACAAAGAGACCTGACTGTAGATTTCAATCTAAACTGGGCTAAGAGCAAATCTGTAGTAGATGAGCTAGCCGAAGGTATCGATACCCGACTTCTTGAAAGTGCATATTTTGGTTTACAATTATATGCTGAAGAAGGAAAAGAATGGGGTAGAGCTATTACCTCTAGTTATGCCGGTGGAACATTATATCATGATAATGGAAAACCGATCATTAACTCCAGTGGTACAGGTTATGAGTTAGAGTACAATAAGGACCTTGGAAACATTCTTCCAGATTGGAATGGTGGATTCAACCTTGATGTGAACTACAAGAACTTCTCTTTTGGGGCGTTCATTGAGTTCCAAAAAGGCGGAAAGTTCTATTCAATTACAAGAATGTTCGGAGCTTATTCTGGATTGACTGCAGAGACTGTTGGAAACAATACCTTAGGAAATCCATTACGTGACCCATTACTTGACTCTAATGGTAATCCTATTGGAGGTCCATCTATACCGTTGGATCAAGCTGGATCAAACTCAGGTGGAGTTCTTCTTGAAGGTGTTGATAATAATGGAAATGACGTGGCATACTTAGTTGATGCCGTGACCTATTTTGGTACTCAATTCTATAATAGAGAGCTATGGCTGGAAGATGCAAGCTATATCAAGCTCCGGGAAATTGAGTTAACATACAATTTATCAGCTAATATGCTTGAGAAATTGCCAGTTAACCGCGCAAGTGTGTCATTGGTTGCCATGAATCCATTGCTGATCTATTCTAGTGTTGACGGAGTTGATCCTTCAGCCATTCAGAATAATTCAACCGGATTTGGATTCTGGGAAGGTGGTACTCTGCCGGGTACACGCTCCTTTGGACTTAACATCAATGTTGGATTTTAA